CGGTTCGGGTTCGCGCAGCGGTTCCACGTCGACCACCCGCGCTGACGCACGGCGCGGCGCCGGCGCGCGCAAGGCGCCAGCGGCGGGAGTGGTAACAGCGGGCTTCTCGGTCGCACGGCGCGTGCTCAGCGTGTTGCCACCGCGCGCTGCGGCCTCGTCGGCATCGCTCGCGGCCCGCCACCACAGCACCCCTTCAACGGCACCCGCGCACAGCAGCAGGGCGCCGACCCAGAGGGCCGCCTGTCGACTGCGGTGGTGTGGTCCCTGCATGCGATTCGCCTGGCAACGCGGTCCCCGCACCCGGACACGGTCAGCGAGACGGACGGGTTCGAGTTCGGTACCCTTCTTAGCGGCCCGTGGCGCCCGGATTTGAGCGCCGCGGGCCACTGCAGACACCCCCTCGCCAGAGAACCGCCGATGACGCCCCCGCGACCCCCTTCCGACAACGAGGCAGCCCCGAGCGTGCTGTGCATCGGCGCCGTGGTACGCGACACCCTCGCGACCGCGTCAGCCCCCCTCGCGGTGGGTGACGACGTGCCGGGGTCGGTGGTCCAGCGGGTGGGGGGCGTGGCTGCGAACATCGCCTGCGCGCTGGTTCAGCACGACTGCGCTGCGACCCTGGTGGGGGCCCTGGGCGAGGACACGGCCGCCTCGGAACTGCTCGAGGAGTTGGCTGGCGCAGGCGTCGATTGCCGCCACCTGAAACCCTATCCGGGCAACACCGACCAGGTGATCACGCTCGAGGGACCGGACGGCGAGCGTTTCGCCGCCGTTGCCGATTGTCAGCAGTGGGACGCCGTCTCGCGAACGCGGCGCGCGTGGCTGTGTGACCTCGTCAGCGGCTTCGAGGGCCCTGTTGTGCTGGACGGCAACGCCGGTGTGGCGTGCCTCGACGCCATCATGGCAGCGGCGTCCGGGCCGGTGACGATCGTGCCGGCGTCGGAGGTGAAGGTGGCGGCGCTCCGCGAACTCATCGCGATGCACGGTCCCGCCGTGGTCGTGAACCGGCGCGAGGCGGAGCGGCTGCTCGAGACCACGTTTCG
This portion of the Pseudomonadota bacterium genome encodes:
- a CDS encoding PfkB family carbohydrate kinase, coding for MTPPRPPSDNEAAPSVLCIGAVVRDTLATASAPLAVGDDVPGSVVQRVGGVAANIACALVQHDCAATLVGALGEDTAASELLEELAGAGVDCRHLKPYPGNTDQVITLEGPDGERFAAVADCQQWDAVSRTRRAWLCDLVSGFEGPVVLDGNAGVACLDAIMAAASGPVTIVPASEVKVAALRELIAMHGPAVVVNRREAERLLETTFRSSLDAAVGLLGLGARESAVTDGARDATLATQTTVSSRRPPTVRILSTTGAGDAFAAGLVAFAHLPAAERLAHALQSAAQHLETTLR